A window from Primulina huaijiensis isolate GDHJ02 chromosome 13, ASM1229523v2, whole genome shotgun sequence encodes these proteins:
- the LOC140956305 gene encoding uncharacterized protein has product MGYIYEAMDRAKEAIALAFNNNEEKHQKIFEIIDKRWTDQLHKHLHAAGYFLNPEFLYMNLEIEKDAEVMKGLYECVEKMCEDVDLQDKITYQLSKYKNADGLFGGSMAIRHRNKLSPAEWWLAYGSTTPQLQDFAVRILSLTFSASGCEQNWSMFQYLHSKRRNRLAQKCLNDIFFIKYNRALKSRYDLRNKIDPISLDDIDDSNEWLMGGLDNEENNLVFGDGDDLTWGDVGRASRVGEPIYGFRSRASSSSNEVRASTTKTTRKRPISHLLDEEEEEIDVDQENGEDQEEYKSESSRDSDNSMEEDELDLDD; this is encoded by the exons ATGGGATATATATACGAGGCTATGGATCGAGCTAAGGAGGCTATTGCTTTGGCTTTCAACAACAATGAAGAGAAGCACCAAAAGATTTTTGAAATCATTGATAAAAGGTGGACGGATCAGCTTCATAAGCATTTGCATGCAGCTGGTTACTTTTTGAACCCGGAATTCTTATATATGAATCTTGAGATAGAAAAAGATGCTGAAGTTATGAAGGGGTTGTACGAGTGTGTTGAAAAGATGTGTGAAGATGTTGACCTTCAAGATAAAATCACATATCAActctcaaaatataaaaatgctgATGGGCTTTTTGGCGGTTCTATGGCTATTAGACATAGAAATAAATTATCACCAG CTGAATGGTGGTTGGCTTATGGTTCTACAACCCCACAATTGCAAGATTTTGCTGTGAGAATTCTCAGCCTTACGTTCAGTGCTTCTGGTTGTGAGCAAAACTGGAGTATGTTTCAATAT CTTCATTCGAAAAGAAGAAACAGGTTGGCGCAGAAGTGTTTGAATGATATATTCTTCATTAAATATAACAGGGCATTGAAAAGTCGATATGATTTGCGCAACAAAATTGATCCTATTTCATTGGATGATATCGATGATAGCAATGAATGGTTGATGGGAGGATTGGACAATGAAGAAAATAATCTAGtctttggggatggtgatgatTTGACATGGGGTGATGTAGGCCGAGCGTCTAGGGTTGGTGAACCGATTTATGGTTTTAGATCTCGTGCTTCGTCTTCTTCAAACGAGGTAAGGGCATCTACAACCAAAACAACCAGAAAAAGGCCAATTTCGCATCTTTTggatgaagaggaagaagaaattgatgtcGATCAAGAAAATGGTGAAGATCAAGAAGAATACAAGTCCGAAAGTTCTAGGGACTCTGATAATTCAatggaagaagatgaacttgatttggatgattga
- the LOC140956306 gene encoding uncharacterized protein, with protein MDINPSFDEFDEQLEILEDDDVVPIPRKRKQPIFSSKASSATIPPVFSSQKKKTVGPLDYFFVNNMDQVVSQGKPKGAKDSKKYDESQKKVRDSVVQYFVKWMYDASIPFNAVKYDSFKEFCRAASYCTHDWKPPSYHEVRVTYLNKKIQSTKILLKEYEEDYKKYECSLMADRWTDGKNRTLINFLVNGPRGTVFLESVDVSGFSHTGLKLFDLLEKYVEQIGPKNVVQLVTDNASANISADMKCEFKILLSNKY; from the coding sequence ATGGACATAAATCCTAGTTTTGATGAATTTGATGAGCAATTGGAAATTTTGGAAGATGATGATGTGGTTCCAATCCCTCGAAAAAGGAAACAACCAATATTTAGTTCAAAAGCGAGTTCCGCCACCATCCCCCCTGTTTTCTCAAGTCAAAAGAAAAAAACTGTTGGTCCTCTTGATTATTTCTTTGTCAACAATATGGATCAAGTTGTGAGTCAAGGAAAGCCAAAAGGAGCAAAAGATTCGAAGAAATATGATGAAAGTCAGAAAAAAGTGAGAGACTCTGTGGTGCAATATTTTGTCAAATGGATGTACGATGCAAGTATTCCGTTCAATGCTGTAAAGTATGATAGCTTTAAGGAATTTTGTAGAGCTGCATCTTACTGTACTCATGATTGGAAGCCTCCAAGTTACCATGAAGTTAGGGTAacgtatttaaataaaaaaatacaaagtaCGAAAATTCTTTTGAAAGAGTACGAGGAAGactataaaaaatatgaatgcTCGTTAATGGCTGACAGATGGACTGATGGAAAAAATAGaactttgattaattttttggtGAACGGTCCAAGAGGGACAGTATTTTTGGAATCTGTGGATGTCTCCGGCTTTTCTCATACCGGTCTCAAGTTGTTTGACTTACTTGAAAAGTATGTGGAGCAAATTGGTCCAAAGAATGTTGTTCAACTGGTTACAGATAATGCCTCTGCAAATATTTCAGCAGATATGAAATGTGAATTCAAGATATTACTTTCTAATAAATATTAG
- the LOC140991025 gene encoding uncharacterized protein — MAISTLQKLASRITKAPSLYISSGSAITRFSSSAKVSDRIVKLSAIDPDGNKREVVGLSGQTLLKALANQGLIDPDSHRLEEIDACSAECEVHIAQEWLEKLPPPSYDEQYVLRRSSRNRVLNKHSRLGCQVVLSPELQGMVVAVPEPKPWDIP, encoded by the coding sequence ATGGCGATTTCCACACTCCAGAAACTCGCCTCCCGAATCACCAAAGCACCTTCTCTCTACATTTCCTCGGGCTCCGCCATCACTCGATTTTCCTCTTCCGCGAAAGTTTCCGATCGAATCGTTAAACTCTCAGCTATCGACCCCGACGGCAACAAGCGGGAAGTCGTGGGGCTGTCGGGTCAAACCCTGCTCAAGGCGTTGGCCAACCAAGGTTTGATCGACCCGGATTCCCACCGCCTCGAGGAGATCGACGCCTGTTCCGCCGAGTGCGAGGTCCACATCGCTCAGGAGTGGCTTGAGAAACTGCCACCTCCCTCGTACGATGAGCAGTACGTGTTGAGGAGAAGCTCTAGGAATCGAGTTTTGAACAAGCACTCGAGGCTCGGATGCCAGGTGGTTCTGTCGCCGGAGCTGCAGGGAATGGTTGTTGCTGTTCCTGAACCCAAGCCGTGGGACATTCCGTGA